CAGGGTGCCGATGTGGCGGATGGCGCCGGTGCGGTCCTGGTGGGACAGCGGCACGGCGGCGGCCGTGGCCGTATCGGCTGCGCTTCCGCCTTCGTCGCTGGCGGCGCCCGGCTTGCGGTAGGAGGCGAAAGGCTCGCCATGGGTGTCCAGGATCACCGCCTCGGCAAAACCATCGATCGACCGCAACGGACTGAGCGCCGCCACCGCCTCTTCCGGGTCGAGATCCCACAGCGCGTTCGTCACATCGTCCAGCACGATGCGGGTCGCCATCTCCGACCGGATGGCCAGCTCCGCCCGCGTGTTGCGCACATCGGCCTGGATCAGCACGACCATCGGCACGGCCACCAGCACCGACACCAGCACCGCCGCCGATGCCGTCGTCCGCGCGACGAGGCTCCGTGAGAAGATCTTGAAGAACATGCCGAAGCCCAAGAAAATACGGCGAATACGAACAACTCGCGGCGTCATCCTAGCCGAATCGCGCGGTAAACTCGACAGCCGCATCATGTCGGCGGCCCCGCGACGAACAGCCGAAGCTGTACGAAAAAGGGGATATGTCTGTTCCGTATCGTTTCTTCTTCTTGTTTAATTGCCTGTGCGAATGTTCGCATCGGGTTTCGGGGCCCGGATCGGGGCCCGGATCGCCGCTTGGGTGGGGGGCCGCCATGGGACCGGACATCGTCATCGCCCTGACGCACGGCATCGGCCTGCTGGCGCTGGTCCTGCTCGCCTACCGTTCGGTGCTGCGGCGGTTTGGCCTTCGGCGGAAGCTCTTTTCGCCGCTTGCCGGCCTGCTGTTCGGCGTGGCGGCGGCCGTTTCGATGCTGGATGCCCATCCGGTCGCGGGCGGGGTCCTGGTCGACCTGCGCAATGTGATGATCGGACTAGCCGGCCTGTTCGGCGGCTGGCCGGCGGTCCTGCTGTCGGCGGCGGTGGCCGGTGCGGTGCGGCTGTGGCTGGGGGGCGTGGGGGCGATCACCGGCCTTGCCGGCCTTGCGCTGACGGCGGTGGCGGCGCCGCTGCTCGCCGGCGCGATGGAGCGGCGCGCCGTCCGCCGCAAGGGTGGGGCGGGGGTGGGCAAGGGGGCGGGCAAGGCCGCCTTCGGCTTCGGGCGACTGGCGGTGTTCGGGCTGGCGCTCACCCCGTTGACCTTGGCCGCCTTCCTGCTGCTGCCCGATTCGCGCCTCGCGCTGCGGGTGCTGGAGGAGGCGGCGCTGCCATTGATCGCCTTCACCAGCCTGGGCATCGGCCTGCTCGGCACCATGCTGGCGCGGGAGCATCGCCGCTTCGCCGACGAGGCCGCCCTGGCGGAGAGTGCCGCCCTGTTCCGCGCCGTGTTCGACAGCTCCGTCGACAGCCTGCTGGTCGTCCGCGTCGGTGCCGACGGCGCCTTCACCCTGCGATACGCCAATACCGCCGCTGTTCACGAGCTGGGCGCGCTGGCGGCGGGCGGGCGGCCGCAACCGGTGGAGGGCCAGCCGTTGGACGCGCTGCTGCCGCCGGACCTCGTCGCCAGGGTGACGGCCGATCTTCACGCCTGCATCGCCGCCGGCGCTCCCACCCGCTTCGAGGAGCAGCATAGCCAGGGCGGCGTCACCCGCTGGTGGGAGGTGTCGCAGGTGCCGATCCGCGACGAGAGCGGGGCCATCGTCATGCTGTCGGTCGGCGCCCGCGACATCACCCGGCGCCACGAGGCGGAACGGGCGATCCGCGTCAGCGAGGCGCGCTACCGCCAGCTCGCCCGCGGCGTCACCGACATCATCGGCCGCATCGGGCTGGACGGGGTGCGGCGCTTCTGTTCGGAGTCGACGCGGGACCGGCTGGGCAGCCCGCCGGCGGAGCTGGTCGGCCGGCCGCTGGTGGAGCGGATGCACCCCGACGACCGCGACGCGGCGGCGGCCGGTCTGTCACGGCTGACGCCGGAGCGGCCGACCCTGAAGACGACCTACCGGCTGCGCCATGCCGACGGCCGCTGGCTGTGGTTCGAGGCGGCGGTGCGGCTGGTCACCGATGATTGGGGGGCGCCGCAGGAGTATGTCAGCGTCGAGCGCGACATCACCTCCCGCAAGATCATGGAGGCCGAGTTGCAGGACGCCCGCCAGGCGGCGGAGGCGGCCAGCCGCGGCAAGACCGAATTCCTGGCGAGCCTGAGCCACGAGCTGCGCACGCCGATGAACGCCGTGATCGGCTTCGCCGACCTGATCGCGCGCGAGGCGGAGGGGCCGGTGGGCAATGCCCAGTACCGCGACTTCGCCATCAACATCCGCGACAGCGGCCAGCATCTGCTGGAGCTGATCAACGAGATCCTCGACCAGGTCCGGGCCGAGGCCGGGCAGCTTGTTCTCGACGACGAGCCGGTCGATCTCGACGCCGCCGCCACCTTCGCCATCCGCCTGCTGACCCCGCGGGCGGCCCGCGCCGGCATCGCCATCGCCGCGAAGGTGGAGCCCGCCGCCCGCCACATGCGGGGCGACGAGCGGCGGATCCGCCAGATCCTGCTGAACCTGCTGTCCAACGCGGTGAAATACACCCCGGCCGGCGGCTCGGTGTCGCTGACCACCGGGCCGGCGCCGGATGGCGGGCTGCTGCTGGAGGTGCGCGACACCGGCGTCGGCATTCCCGAGCCGGAGTTGGAGCGCGTCCCGCCGGCCTACACCCGCGTCGACGGTCCGGACGGCCGCCGGGCCGAGAGCCGCCGGATCGAGGGAAGCGGGCTGGGCCTGCCGCTGACCCGCCGGCTGGTGGAGCTGCATGGCGGCACGCTGACCCTGGCCAGCCGGGTGGGGCGGGGAACCACCGTCACCGTCCATTTCCCGCCCGGCCGGCTGGCCGGCGAAGGCGGCCGTCCGGTCGGGCCGCCGGCCGATCGTCCGAGCCTGTCGATCCTGATGGTGGAGGATGACCACAACATCCGCGAAAACGGCTGCGCCCTGCTGCGTGGCTGGGGCCATCGGGTGATCGGCGCCGCCGGCGCCGGCGAGGCGCTGGTGGTGCTGCGCGGGCCCGAGCCGCTCGACCTGCTGTTCAGCGACATCGTGATGCCGCCGGGGATGAATGGCGCCGAACTGGCGCGCGAGGCCCGCCGGCTGCGCCCCGGCCTGCCGGTACTGCTGGCCTCGGGCTTCGCCACCCATGCGGTGGTGGCCGACGACGTGGCGATGGGGGGCTACGACCTGATCGCCAAGCCCTATGACCCGGCGGAACTGCGCGAGCGTCTGGACCGGTTGCGCCCGCTGGCGTCGGAGGCGCCGCCGTCCTCCCTGGACTCCCGTCCGGCGCCGGCCGTTGAAACGCCTTCCCCGCCGCCGCCCCGGCCGTCGCCGCCGTCCATCGCCATCCCCGCTCCGCCTCCGGTTTCCGCGACGGAGCGGTTGCGCATCCTGGTGGTGGAGGATGTGGAGATGAACCGCCTGCTGGCCGTCACGCTGCTGAAGCAGGCGGGGCACGGCGTCGCGGCGGTGGAGGATGGCGCCCAGGCGGTGGCGGCGGTGGCCCAGGCGGCGACGGAGGGGAGCGGGCGCGAGGCTTTCGACGCCATCCTGATGGACATCAACATGCCGGTGATGGATGGCCTGGAGGCGACGCGCGCCATCCGCGCCATGCCCGGCGTGGCGGGCCGCGTCGCCATCATCGCGCTGACCGCCAACACGTCGCCCGGCGACATCGCCCGCTGCCACGAGGCCGGCATGGATGCCCATGTGCCCAAGCCGATCGACCGCGCCTTGCTGCTGGGCGAGATCGCCCGCTGCGTCGCGTCGCGCCGCGCGGTGGCGGCGCTGGGGGGAGTACCGGAGGGAGCGTAGGGGTTGAGTCATGACCGGTCCCATGATTTCAATAGGCGGCATGGGAAATTGGGGGAATGACCGTGGCGATAGTGAATCTCGACCGTGAGTTCATCGAGATTGGCGACGATAAGACGCTTGGTGACCGGTCGCTTCCCTTTCGCTCGCGCCTGGCCGGGCGGGGAACCGGCTGGGCGCAAGTCCTGGCGCACCCGCGTGTCGTCCTGCTTGGCGAGGCGGGCACCGGGAAGACCACGGAGTTCGAAGAACAGCGCAAGCGCTGCCGGCTGGGCGGTACGCCGGCTTTCTTCGCCCGCATCGAGAATTTGGCGGTTCACGGCCTGGAACTGGCGTTGGAACCTGTTTCCGATTGGGATGAGGTCCAGACATGGAATCTCGGGGAAAAGCGGGCGGTGTTCCTGCTCGATTCCGTGGATGAGGCCCGCCTTAAAGGACAGGAGTTCCGGCTTGCGCTGCGTCGGCTGGCAAAGGATCTCGGCGAGGCTCGGAACCGGGTGACAGTGCTGATCTCCTGCCGTGTCAGCGACTGGCAGGCCCATGCCGATCGGAAAACGGTCGAGGACTGCCTGCCATGGGTACAGGCGACCGCCGCAGACGGCGATAGCGCGAAACAGCCGGCGGTGCGCGTGTTCTCCTTCGCGCCGTTGAACGATCCGCAGGTCCGACACCTGTGCGGGGAGGGGCATGGCCTGTCCACCGAGGACACCCGGAAATTCCTCGACGCTGTGCTGGCCGCCCAGGCCGAGGATTTTCTCGACCGCCCGCGCGATGTGGAGTGGATGATCGGGCATTGGCGGGACAAGGGCGGGATCGGCAGGCTGACCGAGATCATCGAAACCAACATCCGCAGGAAGCTGTCGGAGCCGCGCCATCGGGAACGCCCGCGGCATGCCGATGTGTCGGACGACCGGTTGATGATGGGCGCGCGGTCCTTGGCGGCGGCGGTGACCGTCATGCGCAAGCCGGCCCTGCGTCTTCCTGATCATGGCTCGATTCAGGGCGTGGCGGCCGACGCGTTCGATCCCGCCGCGATCCTGCCGGACTGGACCGAGGCGGAACGGCAGGAATTGCTGTCACGCGCGCTGTTCGACGAGGCGACCTATGGCCGGGTGCGGTTCCATCATCGCTCCGTCACCGAGTATCTGGCCGCCCGATGGGTGTCGGACCGTCTGGATCGTGGCTGTTCGCCGCCGGAGATCGACGGGATCCTGTTTCCGACGATCTATGGCCGCCGCGTCGTCGCGCCGTCGCTGGCCGCCGTCGCCGGCTGGCTGGCGGGATGGAACGACCATATCCGGTCGTCAGTCCTGTCCGTCGCTCCGGCGATTCTGATCGAACATGGCGACCCGCGCGCCTTGCCGCTGGACATCCGCGCCGACATCCTGCGCCGGGCGGTGCACCGGCTGTATGACGCCCCGCATGGCGAGGAGGGTGTTTCCTACGAGGCGCTGGAGCGTTTCGCGGCACCGGAGCTTGCGCCGGTTGTCAGGGAGCTTCATGACCGCTTTGTCGGCGATGCGCGGGTGCTCGCGCTGTTGTTGCGGCTGATCCATCACGGCCGGATGAGGGATTGCGCCGATCTGGCGCTGGCGGTGGTGCTGACGGGCGAGAGCCGCGAGTTGCGGAGCTATGGCCTGTTCGCGCTGGAGGAGGCGGGCGGTCCGGCGGAGCGGATAGCCCTCGCGGAGTGTTTGCTGGCCGACAAGGTGGCATGGGATGCGGAAGCGCGTGGTTGGGCGCTGTCGCTCTGCATTCAGGGCGCCATGACGCCCGCGCAATTTCTCGACGTTACAGGAAAACTGGATTTTCCGGATCCCCGTTCCTCGAAGATCCTGCCAGATATATTTGAAAAAATTTCCGCCTTTTTGATACCCGATGAATGGCTGCCCGAAGTTTTGGATGGCTTTCTGGATTTATGCAGAAGGAAACCCTTTGGAGCGATGCGGGACAGCCTGCGTACGGCTTTAAGCCGTCTGTTGGAGAGGATTCTGGATAATGATGAACATGTTGATTCCATCAAAAATAATATTGTTGAAGCAATCTGCTTTCTCGGAAATAGCGGTGATGGATTTCGTTATATCGACAATGAGCTGGAGATAATAGAGAATGTTATCTCGAAAAGGCCAATTATCAAGAAAGA
This portion of the Azospirillum sp. B510 genome encodes:
- a CDS encoding response regulator gives rise to the protein MGPDIVIALTHGIGLLALVLLAYRSVLRRFGLRRKLFSPLAGLLFGVAAAVSMLDAHPVAGGVLVDLRNVMIGLAGLFGGWPAVLLSAAVAGAVRLWLGGVGAITGLAGLALTAVAAPLLAGAMERRAVRRKGGAGVGKGAGKAAFGFGRLAVFGLALTPLTLAAFLLLPDSRLALRVLEEAALPLIAFTSLGIGLLGTMLAREHRRFADEAALAESAALFRAVFDSSVDSLLVVRVGADGAFTLRYANTAAVHELGALAAGGRPQPVEGQPLDALLPPDLVARVTADLHACIAAGAPTRFEEQHSQGGVTRWWEVSQVPIRDESGAIVMLSVGARDITRRHEAERAIRVSEARYRQLARGVTDIIGRIGLDGVRRFCSESTRDRLGSPPAELVGRPLVERMHPDDRDAAAAGLSRLTPERPTLKTTYRLRHADGRWLWFEAAVRLVTDDWGAPQEYVSVERDITSRKIMEAELQDARQAAEAASRGKTEFLASLSHELRTPMNAVIGFADLIAREAEGPVGNAQYRDFAINIRDSGQHLLELINEILDQVRAEAGQLVLDDEPVDLDAAATFAIRLLTPRAARAGIAIAAKVEPAARHMRGDERRIRQILLNLLSNAVKYTPAGGSVSLTTGPAPDGGLLLEVRDTGVGIPEPELERVPPAYTRVDGPDGRRAESRRIEGSGLGLPLTRRLVELHGGTLTLASRVGRGTTVTVHFPPGRLAGEGGRPVGPPADRPSLSILMVEDDHNIRENGCALLRGWGHRVIGAAGAGEALVVLRGPEPLDLLFSDIVMPPGMNGAELAREARRLRPGLPVLLASGFATHAVVADDVAMGGYDLIAKPYDPAELRERLDRLRPLASEAPPSSLDSRPAPAVETPSPPPPRPSPPSIAIPAPPPVSATERLRILVVEDVEMNRLLAVTLLKQAGHGVAAVEDGAQAVAAVAQAATEGSGREAFDAILMDINMPVMDGLEATRAIRAMPGVAGRVAIIALTANTSPGDIARCHEAGMDAHVPKPIDRALLLGEIARCVASRRAVAALGGVPEGA